Proteins from a genomic interval of Lathamus discolor isolate bLatDis1 chromosome 11, bLatDis1.hap1, whole genome shotgun sequence:
- the MATN4 gene encoding matrilin-4 produces MKLLPIVPLLLLLLTMLEARPKPTALKCRTGPLDIVFVIDSSRSVRPFEFETMRRFMMDIISSLDVGPNATRVGVIQYSSQVQNIFSLKTFFTRADMEKAINSIVPLAQGTMTGLAIQYAMNVAFTTQEGARPLHKKIPRIAIIVTDGRPQDRVTEVATQARNAGIEIYAVGIQRADMNSLRAMASPPLEEHVFLVESFELIQQFGKQFQDKLCGVDMCMGQEHGCQHSCISTPGSFYCECNPGYRLNVDGKTCSFIDACADGRHGCQHQCVSVRGSYTCHCRAGYYLHQNKKSCTMIDYCSFGNHSCQHECVSIPNGHYCRCRSGFTLQPDSRSCRATDLCNGVDHGCEFKCVSMEGSYRCVCPEGQQLQADGKACSKCGTGHVDLVMVIDGSKSVRPQNFELVKQFVNRIVDLLEVSPHGTRVGLVQYSSRVRTEFPLNKYHSADEIKKAVMEVEYMEKGTMTGLALKHMVEHSFSELEGARPLSHNVPRIGLVFTDGRSQDDISEWARRAKESGIVMFAVGVGKAVEEELRAIASEPVEQHFSYSADFTTMTHLVENFKLNICPEEGKGETEIRSPCECEALVQFQTNTVAILQSLTEKIAQMTARLEDLEKQIAKKK; encoded by the exons ATGAAGCTTCTGCCCATCGTCCCgctcctcctgcttctcctgaCGATGCTGGAAGCCAGACCAAAACCCACAG cCCTGAAGTGCAGGACAGGTCCGCTGGACATCGTGTTTGTGATCGACAGCTCCCGCAGCGTGCGCCCCTTCGAGTTCGAGACCATGCGGCGGTTCATGATGGACATCATCAGCAGCCTGGACGTGGGCCCCAACGCCACACGCGTGGGGGTGATCCAGTACTCCAGCCAGGTGCAGAACATCTTCTCCCTCAAGACCTTCTTCACGCGGGCGGACATGGAGAAGGCCATCAACAGCATCGTCCCGCTGGCCCAGGGCACCATGACGGGGCTGGCCATCCAGTACGCCATGAACGTGGCCTTCACCACGCAGGAGGGCGCGCGCCCTCTGCACAAGAAGATCCCCCGCATCGCCATCATCGTGACGGATGGGCGGCCCCAGGACCGTGTCACCGAGGTGGCCACCCAGGCCCGGAACGCTGGCATTGAGATCTACGCCGTGGGCATCCAGCGGGCAGACATGAACTCGCTGCGCGCCATGGCCTCGCCGCCGCTGGAGGAGCACGTCTTCCTGGTGGAGTCCTTCGAGCTCATCCAGCAGTTCGGGAAGCAGTTCCAGGACAAGCTCTGCG GGGTGGACATGTGCATGGGACAGGAGCAtggctgccagcacagctgcatcAGCACCCCTGGCTCCTTCTACTGTGAATGCAACCCAGGCTACAGGCTCAACGTGGACGGAAAGACCTGTTCCT TCATCGATGCGTGTGCAGACGGGAGACACGGCTGTCAACACCAGTGCGTCAGCGTTCGTGGGTCGTACACGTGCCACTGCCGTGCAGGTTACTACCTCCACCAGAACAAGAAGAGCTGCACCA TGATCGATTACTGCAGCTTCGGAAACCACAGCTGCCAGCACGAGTGTGTGAGCATCCCCAACGGGCACTACTGCCGCTGCCGCAGCGGGTTCACGCTGCAGCCCGACAGCAGGTCCTGCAGAG CCACTGACCTCTGCAATGGGGTGGATCATGGCTGCGAGTTCAAGTGTGTGAGCATGGAGGGCTCCTACCGCTGCGTGTGCCCTGagggccagcagctccaggccGATGGCAAGGCGTGCAGCA AGTGCGGGACTGGACATGTCGACCTGGTGATGGTGATTGATGGTTCCAAGAGTGTCCGGCCCCAGAACTTTGAGCTGGTGAAGCAGTTTGTGAACCGCATTGTGGACCTGCTGGAGGTGTCCCCGCACGGCACGCGCGTGGGGCTGGTGCAGTACTCCAGCCGCGTCCGCACCGAGTTCCCCCTCAACAAGTACCACAGCGCGGACGAGATCAAGAAGGCGGTGATGGAGGTGGAGTACATGGAGAAAGGCACCATGACGGGCCTTGCCCTCAAGCACATGGTGGAGCACAGCTTCTCCGAGCTGGAAGGTGCCAGGCCTCTCTCCCACAACGTCCCCAGAATTGGGCTCGTCTTCACAGATGGGCGCTCCCAGGATGACATCTCCGAATGGGCCAGGAGAGCAAAGGAGTCAG GGATCGTTATGTTTGCTGTGGGTGTTGGTAAGGCTGTGGAAGAGGAGCTGAGAGCAATCGCCTCCGAGCCCGTGGAGCAACACTTCTCCTACTCCGCAGACTTCACCACCATGACCCACCTCGTGGAGAACTTCAAGCTCAACATCTGCCCAG AGGAAGGCAAAGGGGAGACCGAGATCCGCAGCCCGTGCGAGTGCGAAGCGCTGGTGCAGTTCCAGACGAACACCGTGGCCATCCTGCAGAGCCTGACCGAGAAAA TTGCTCAGATGACAGCCAGACTTGAAGACTTGGAAAAGCAGATTGCCAAGAAGAAGTGA
- the LOC136020520 gene encoding elafin-like: MKSVAALLLVGMLILWTELPAGSAWSCPPVRYRCLMQNPPNQCLTNRQCPAYKKCCPSFCGRKCLSRPSYPPLISV; encoded by the exons ATGAAGTCGGTGGCTGCTCTTCTCCTGGTAGGGATGCTCATCCTCTGGACGGAGCTGCCGGCAG GCAGCGCCTGGTCCTGCCCGCCCGTCCGCTACCGCTGCCTGATgcaaaacccacccaaccagtgcctcaccaaccggCAGTGCCCGGCGTACAAGAAGTGCTGCCCATCCTTCTGCGGCAGGAAATGCCTCTCGCGCCCATCGTACCCCCCTTTGATCTCCG tGTAA